One region of Enterobacter ludwigii genomic DNA includes:
- the nagD gene encoding ribonucleotide monophosphatase NagD, with protein sequence MTIKNVICDIDGVLMHDNVAVPGAAEFLHRIIDKGMPLVLLTNYPSQTGQDLANRFATAGVDVPDSVFYTSAMATADFLKRQEGKKAYVVGEGALIHELYKAGFTITDVNPDFVIVGETRSFNWEMMHKAAYFVASGARFIATNPDTHGRGFYPACGALCAGIEKISCRKPFVVGKPSPWIIRAALNKMQAHSEETVIVGDNLRTDILAGFQAGLETILVLSGVSQLDDIDSMPFRPSWIYPSVDEIDII encoded by the coding sequence ATGACCATTAAGAATGTAATTTGTGATATCGACGGCGTGCTGATGCACGACAACGTTGCTGTGCCGGGTGCTGCGGAGTTTCTTCACCGCATCATCGACAAAGGAATGCCTCTGGTTCTTCTCACGAACTACCCTTCTCAGACCGGTCAGGATCTGGCGAACCGTTTTGCCACAGCCGGTGTCGACGTGCCGGACAGCGTGTTTTATACCTCGGCGATGGCAACGGCTGATTTTCTGAAACGTCAGGAAGGGAAAAAAGCCTATGTGGTGGGTGAAGGTGCGCTGATCCATGAGCTGTACAAAGCCGGTTTTACCATCACCGATGTGAACCCGGACTTTGTGATCGTGGGTGAAACGCGCTCCTTTAACTGGGAGATGATGCATAAAGCGGCATACTTTGTCGCCAGCGGCGCGCGTTTTATCGCCACCAACCCGGATACGCACGGCCGTGGCTTTTATCCGGCATGTGGTGCGCTCTGCGCCGGTATCGAGAAAATCTCTTGTCGTAAGCCGTTTGTGGTCGGGAAACCTAGCCCGTGGATCATCCGTGCCGCACTGAACAAAATGCAGGCTCACTCTGAAGAAACCGTCATTGTCGGCGACAACCTCCGCACCGATATTCTGGCCGGTTTCCAGGCGGGTCTTGAAACTATTCTGGTGCTCTCTGGCGTCTCTCAGCTTGATGACATTGATTCGATGCCGTTCCGGCCGAGCTGGATTTACCCCTCCGTTGATGAAATTGACATTATCTGA
- the asnB gene encoding asparagine synthase B: MCSIFGVLDIKTDAGELRKKALELSRLMRHRGPDWSGVYASDKAILAHERLSIVDVNAGAQPLYNEKKTHALAVNGEIYNHQALRAEYGDRYAFQTGSDCEVILALYQEKGPAFLDDLQGMFAFALYDSEKDAYLIGRDHIGIIPLYMGHDEHGNFYVASEMKALVPVCRTIKEFPAGSYLWSKDGEIRQYYQRDWFDYDAVKDNVTDKAELRQALEDSVKSHLMSDVPYGVLLSGGLDSSVISAITKKFAARRVEDQERSEAWWPQLHSFAVGLEGAPDLKAAQEVANHLGTVHHEIHFTVQEGLDAIRDVIYHIETYDVTTIRASTPMYLMSRKIKAMGIKMVLSGEGSDEVFGGYLYFHKAPNAKELHEETVRKLQALHMFDCARANKAMSAWGVEARVPFLDKKFLDVAMRINPQDKMCGNGKMEKHILRECFESYLPASVAWRQKEQFSDGVGYSWIDTLKEVAAKQVSDQQLETASFRFPYNTPGSKEAYLYREIFEELFPVPSAAECVPGGPSVACSSAKAIEWDESFKSMNDPSGRAVGVHQSAYK; the protein is encoded by the coding sequence ATGTGTTCTATTTTTGGCGTACTGGATATTAAAACTGACGCGGGCGAACTGCGTAAAAAAGCACTCGAATTGTCCCGCCTGATGCGCCATCGCGGCCCGGACTGGTCCGGCGTTTACGCCAGCGATAAAGCTATTCTGGCTCACGAACGTCTGTCGATCGTAGACGTCAACGCTGGTGCTCAGCCGCTGTATAACGAGAAAAAAACGCACGCGCTGGCTGTCAACGGTGAAATCTACAACCATCAGGCACTGCGTGCCGAGTACGGCGACCGCTACGCATTCCAGACCGGTTCTGACTGTGAAGTGATCCTCGCGCTGTATCAGGAGAAAGGCCCGGCGTTCCTGGACGACCTGCAGGGCATGTTTGCCTTCGCACTGTACGACAGCGAAAAAGACGCCTACCTGATCGGCCGTGACCACATCGGCATTATCCCGCTGTATATGGGTCACGATGAACACGGCAACTTCTATGTTGCCTCTGAAATGAAAGCCCTGGTACCGGTTTGCCGCACCATTAAAGAGTTCCCTGCAGGCAGCTACCTGTGGAGCAAAGACGGCGAGATCCGTCAGTATTATCAGCGCGATTGGTTCGACTATGATGCGGTAAAAGACAACGTCACGGACAAAGCCGAGCTGCGTCAGGCGCTGGAAGACTCCGTTAAAAGCCACCTGATGTCAGACGTGCCATACGGCGTGCTGCTCTCCGGCGGTCTGGATTCCTCCGTGATCTCCGCGATCACCAAGAAATTTGCCGCCCGTCGCGTGGAAGATCAGGAACGCTCTGAAGCCTGGTGGCCACAGTTACACTCCTTTGCCGTGGGCCTGGAAGGCGCGCCGGATCTGAAAGCCGCACAGGAAGTGGCAAACCATCTTGGTACCGTGCACCACGAAATTCATTTCACCGTGCAGGAAGGTCTGGATGCGATCCGCGATGTTATCTATCACATCGAAACTTATGATGTGACGACCATCCGCGCCTCTACGCCTATGTATCTGATGTCCCGTAAGATCAAAGCGATGGGCATTAAGATGGTACTGTCTGGCGAAGGTTCTGACGAAGTATTCGGTGGCTACCTGTATTTCCACAAAGCGCCGAATGCCAAAGAGTTGCATGAAGAGACAGTGCGCAAACTTCAGGCGCTGCATATGTTTGACTGTGCGCGTGCCAACAAAGCGATGTCGGCCTGGGGTGTGGAAGCGCGTGTCCCGTTCCTGGATAAGAAATTCCTCGACGTCGCGATGCGTATCAACCCGCAGGACAAGATGTGCGGCAACGGCAAAATGGAAAAACATATCCTGCGCGAATGTTTTGAATCCTACCTGCCGGCAAGCGTGGCATGGCGTCAGAAAGAGCAGTTCTCTGACGGTGTAGGTTACAGCTGGATCGACACCCTGAAAGAGGTGGCGGCAAAACAGGTTTCCGACCAACAACTGGAAACAGCGAGCTTCCGCTTCCCGTACAACACGCCGGGTTCCAAAGAAGCCTATCTGTACCGTGAAATTTTTGAAGAACTGTTCCCGGTTCCAAGTGCTGCGGAATGTGTGCCGGGTGGCCCGTCCGTCGCCTGCTCTTCAGCAAAAGCGATTGAATGGGATGAATCTTTCAAATCCATGAACGATCCATCAGGACGCGCGGTAGGCGTTCACCAGTCAGCCTACAAATAA